In Labrus bergylta chromosome 1, fLabBer1.1, whole genome shotgun sequence, one genomic interval encodes:
- the slx4 gene encoding structure-specific endonuclease subunit SLX4 isoform X2, giving the protein MDDSDQDFADLCSKLLKRVRKRPGESRQARREEQLQPSSQAVSGDKTRRNNRRHGETGSRSAETQPVSKDEGGDQPVSKGAGGDQPVSKGAGGDQTVSKDEGGDQPVSKGAGGDQPVSKGAGGDQPVSKGAGGDQTVSKGAGGDQTVSKGAGGDQPVSKDEGGDQTVSKEEGGDQTVSKGAGDQPVSKGAGDQAVSKGAAADRRDERGLLAKDKVLLRMQQFKRADPQRMVHKSQTGKRESDCDPPRGGLSSEPLDSDEALALRLQQELDREAAESRTVDLEEGGLFFCQICHRDLSHMTPEGRMQHLNRCLDENEQGAQALAPPPGVPECPICGKKFKSQKSRSAHLKRCSADLGVPPAVLLQAVQRQAEENQNVPTAHTLTQTGGTKRKGSSKPGLPARKKPRKKTDPQDEDTMVALALSSSLLELEREHRGERERAEAAPERTSVTSGLKWRSDTGKGRGKRKKGAAPRPPLLLLVQDANTALTRLQDRVSALLLQGRSPSPPTPTHCPSSLPGWSGAAPLWQKSTLQDGGSTCLSDFYTPELREFITPTESAATDSASCSTITKPESSVRAAAEGTPLTGTRASVLPSSSQTASDSLTPSTPGTGALPVGSQALRDLMELAEDGMTLTQCGYTASGSDGKSAARITNLRLSGFVLDESEEHGDLLTAGTHTGQRWRRKSDEPGSDKERSVQFSKLASDLSSMVNNPQLSDVQLQVDSGDVFFAHSFMVYARCPLLAQMVHESGFGVQEEGVPAAQRVLISDVPGQAVLALLRYVYSAHCCVPAPLRPHVRELASRFDLQELQQLCELHREDAAAEGDDEEDINNQTEQALVELLRSMWNEEDAEEEEEGTDTDREGEGKEALEEDHQSDDLAAADAEIHEEKVNEEELEEIYEFAATQRKREGEQEGVEEEEERADEEEEEVFTKLTEPRRSVKNLKQNSQLKPDLSLDRSYSRLFSDSWGVYESSAVPSSSARTHVPQSQHHQSPLKPTSDLFGRTLLQSSGSVVEENSLSPISSSSNLPVPGQSPGLLFDLGRPSPAESVPLKGESQGPQSICAPLSLPLVHQKKEEPELIVLSDSSEEMDEEVFCSRSPSQRSPGAEYDLQSSHTQFKPQQVLQNDEPSLEKKSSMSSDFSPDQASAAPGQSYSGSPEVSWLIPSTPLQRSTTSSSTQTRSSMCRTQLFPKQDSSSSSSVFSSPALPFKKSLTRVSALVGPAEGGVPRVKQEAESCSSGSDLKLNSERTSGCDLNTGRDVFTFPNRHTKTSHLSVSTSSKQDTPVHPHLQPYSSSTPLHTQLNLPPAYPAESPLHSSENKHRSTSEERQAEPIESPEKTELGSFHLSEPSDSPSCRSHQRSHSASEPELTSPGRRHEEEEVERESDDREQEEAKMDANEADFMVMDEPPIAFNDSWGLDACAEANPPGCFSLRLEDSGGSSLQDQSTGPGKTPGSSSSTDCQPSPAALGARSPQSRGSVSNFPSSKAHSAQPCDQPTPETNSLLDSKIWDSWQEDQEEALPLSQRLLPSAQLKTPAAASHNKRRRTLVPITPMPHYSDMDTPDLKTKLNRFGVRPLPKRQMILKLKEIHQYTHQLVHSDSDGEAPSVGGVAQVKPPPSRSSAAGSSRPASCAQTVRFKEPRAFADTSPLKHGGGEAELLSASQGSNTSSTAEESERSNPELCVSSEGDSDSDGGISASQVASRLQDRLQAVRSFILSDSALYTQILQYQPVVLSQLQERLKAAGIRLGAAKLVDYLDSQCITFTTAKPGHSAPNRRRGKKAARGGGAGRKKVVTAAL; this is encoded by the exons ATGGATGACTCGGACCAGGACTTTGCAGATCTCTGCTCAAAGCTGCTGAAAAGAGTCCGCAAGAGACCAGGTGAGTCAAGACAGGCGCGGAGAGAAGAGCAGCTGCAGCCCTCCAGTCAGGCAGTGAGTGGGGACAAGACCAGGAGGAATAACAGGAGACACGGAGAAACCGGGTCCAGGAGTGCAGAAACGCAGCCTGTGTCtaaagatgaaggaggagatcaGCCTGTGTCTAAGGGTGCAGGAGGAGATCAGCCTGTGTCTAAGGGTGCAGGAGGAGATCAGACTGTGTCtaaagatgaaggaggagatcaGCCTGTGTCTAAGGGTGCAGGAGGAGATCAGCCTGTGTCTAAAGGTGCAGGAGGAGATCAGCCTGTGTCTAAGGGTGCAGGAGGAGATCAGACTGTGTCTAAAGGTGCAGGAGGAGATCAGACTGTGTCTAAAGGTGCAGGAGGAGATCAGCCTGTGTCtaaagatgaaggaggagatcaGACTGTGtctaaagaggaaggaggagatcAGACTGTGTCTAAAGGTGCAGGAGATCAGCCTGTGTCTAAAGGTGCAGGAGATCAGGCTGTGTCTAAAG GTGCAGCAGCAGACCGAAGAGACGAGAGAGGATTGTTGGCAAAAGACAAAGTCCTCCTCAGGATGCAACAGTTCAAGAGAGCAGATCCTCAAAGGATGGTGCATAAGAGTCAAACAGGGAAGCGTGAGAGCGACTGTGATCCTCCAAGAGGAG GCCTCTCCTCTGAGCCCCTGGACAGTGACGAAGCTCTGGCCCTGCGCCTGCAGCAGGAGCTGGACAGGGAGGCAGCAGAGTCTCGGACTGTGGACCTGGAGGAGGGAGGACTCTTCTTCTGTCAGATCTGCCACAGAGACCTGTCTCACATGACCCCAGAGGGGCGCATGCAGCACCTCAACAG GTGTTTGGATGAGAATGAACAAGGCGCCCAGGcacttgctcctcctcctggtgtcCCTGAATGTCCGATCTGTGGCAAGAAGTTCAAGTCCCAGAAGAGTCGCTCAGCCCACCTGAAGCGCTGCTCTGCAGATTTAGGCGTCCCTCcagctgtgctgctgcaggctgTGCAGAGACAAGCTGAGGAGAACCAGAACGTCccgactgcacacacact CACACAAACTGGAGGAACCAAAAGAAAAGGTTCGTCCAAGCCGGGTCTCCCAGCGAGGAAGAAGCCCAGGAAGAAGACTGATCCCCAGGACGAGGACACCATGGTGGCCTTGGCTCTGTCGTCCTCCCTGCTGGAGCTGGAGAGGGAGcatcgaggagagagagagagagcagaggccGCTCCCGAGCGCACCTCTGTGACTTCAGGGCTGAAGTGGAGGTCAGACACAG GTAAGGGGCgtggaaagaggaaaaagggcGCAGCCCCCcgccctcctctgctcctcctcgtTCAGGATGCAAACACTGCTCTGACAAGGCTGCAGGACCGTGTTTCTGCTCTCCTGCTGCAGGGTCGGTCCCCCTCTCCACCCACCCCGACCCACTGCCCCAGTAGTCTGCCCGGCTGGAGCGGTGCTGCCCCCCTCTGGCAGAAGAGCACGCTGCAGGATGGAGGCTCCACTTGTCTGTCTGATTTCTACACGCCAGAGCTCAGAGAGTTCATCACGCCTACGGAATCAGCAGCG acTGACTCCGCCTCCTGCAGCACCATCACTAAGCCCGAGTCCTCGGTGCGAGCTGCGGCTGAAGGAACTCCTCTCACAGGAACCCGGGCCTCCGTCCTGCCGTCCTCCTCCCAGACGGCGTCCGACTCCCTGACTCCCTCCACCCCGGGGACAGGAGCGCTCCCGGTGGGCAGCCAGGCGCTCCGGGACCTAATGGAGCTGGCTGAGGACGGCATGACCCTGACCCAGTGTGGCTACACGGCTTCAGGCTCTGACG GTAAAAGTGCCGCTCGGATCACAAACCTCCGTCTGAGCGGCTTCGTCCTGGACGAGTCGGAGGAGCACGGCGACCTCCTTACAGCGGGAACACACACAGGCCAGcgctggaggaggaagagcgaTGAGCCAGGATCAGATAAAGAGCGATCA GTTCAGTTCTCCAAATTGGCGTCAGACCTGAGCAGCATGGTGAACAATCCTCAGCTCAGCGATGTGCAGCTTCAGGTGGACAGTGGAGACGTCTTCTTTGCGCATTCCTTCATGGTGTACGCtcgctgccccctgctggcacaaatg GTACATGAAAGCGGGTTTGGGGTGCAGGAGGAAGGCGTGCCTGCAGCTCAGAGGGTGCTGATCAGTGACGTCCCGGGACAGGCTGTGTTAGCTTTGCTACGCTACGTCTACTCAGCCCACTGCTGCGTCCCAGCTCCTCTGAGGCCTCATGTCCGAGAGCTGGCATCCAG gttTGACCttcaggagctgcagcagctttgTGAGCTCCACAGAGAGGATGCAGCAGCTGAAGGAGACGATGAGGAGGACATCAACAACCAAACAGAGCAGGCTCTGGTGGAGCTGCTCCGCTCCATGTGGAACGAGGaggatgcagaagaagaagaagagggtacAGACACGGACAGAGAAGGGGAGGGAAAGGAAGCGTTGGAAGAGGATCATCAAAGTGACGACCTTGCTGCAGCTGACGCAGAGATCCATGAGGAGAAAGTGAACGAGGAGGAGCTAGAGGAGATCTATGAGTTTGCCGCCAcgcagaggaagagagagggcgAGCAAGAAGgcgtggaggaggaagaggagagggctgatgaggaggaagaggaagtgttCACAAAACTGACAGAACCAAGAAGAAGTGTGAAAAACCTGAAGCAGAACTCTCAGCTTAAACCAGACCTGAGCCTGGACCGCAGCTACAGCCGCCTCTTCTCAGACTCCTGGGGCGTCTACGAGTCCTCCGCTGTGCCCTCCAGTTCTGCCAGGACACACGTCCCTCAATCCCAACACCACCAGTCCCCTCTTAAACCCACATCCGACCTGTTTGGCAGAACTCTGCTCCAGTCTTCAGGGAGTGTAGTCGAAGAGAATTCTCTCAGCCCTATATCCAGTTCCTCCAACCTGCCTGTCCCGGGTCAGTCCCCTGGTTTACTGTTTGACTTAGGAAGACCGAGTCCAGCAGAATCTGTTCCCTTGAAGGGAGAAAGCCAAGGTCCTCAAAGTATCTGTGCCCCTCTTTCCCTTCCTCTTGTGCatcagaagaaggaggagccTGAGCTCATAGTTTTGTCCGACTCGAGCGAGGAAATGGATGAAGAAGTTTTTTGTTCCCGTAGTCCATCGCAGCGGTCTCCTGGTGCAGAGTACGACCTGCAGAGCTCCCACACCCAGTTTAAACCTCAGCAGGTTCTTCAAAATGATGAACCCAGCCTGGAGAAGAAAAGCTCCATGAGTTCAGACTTTAGTCCTGATCAAGCGTCTGCAGCTCCAGGTCAAAGTTATTCAGGTTCTCCTGAAGTCTCGTGGCTGATCCCGTCCACACCGCTCCAGCGGAGCACCACGAGCAGCTCCACTCAGACCAGAAGCAGCATGTGCAGGACTCAGCTGTTCCCTAAACAagactcttcatcatcatcatctgttttctcttctcctgCCTTACCCTTTAAGAAAAGTCTAACCAGAGTGTCTGCCCTTGTTGGCCCAGCAGAGGGCGGCGTTCCCCGCGTAAAACAGGAGGCGGAGTCCTGCAGCTCTGGTTCTGACCTCAAACTGAATTCAGAAAGAACCAGTGGTTGTGATCTGAATACAGGTAGAGATGTTTTTACATTCCCCAACAGACACACTAAAACATCACACCTTTCAGTCTCTACTTCCTCAAAGCAGGACACACCTGTTCACCCTCACCTGCAGCCCTACAGCAGCAGCActcctctgcacacacagctCAACCTCCCCCCTGCTTATCCAGCCGAGTCTCCGCTCCACAGCAGCGAGAACAAACACAGGTCAACAAGTGAAGAAAGGCAGGCGGAGCCAATAGAGAGCCCCGAGAAGACAGAGCTAGGGAGCTTTCATCTGTCTGAGCCGTCAGACTCACCTTCCTGTAGAAGTCACCAGAGGTCACACAGCGCCTCAGAGCCTGAGCTGACGAGTCCAGGAAGAAGacatgaggaagaagaagtggagagagagagtgatgatCGAGAGCAGGAAGAAGCTAAAATGGATGCTAACGAGGCCGATTTCATGGTCATGGACGAGCCTCCCATCGCTTTCAACGACTCGTGGGGCCTCGACGCCTGCGCGGAGGCAAACCCCCCGGGGTGCTTCAGTCTGAGGCTGGAAGACAGCGGAGGATCCAGCCTGCAGGACCAGAGCACAGGACCAGGAAAAACACCCGGGTCATCTTCATCTACTGACTGTCAACCTTCACCGGCTGCTCTCGGTGCCCGCTCGCCACAGAGTCGTGGCAGCGTGAGTAACTTTCCTTCATCCAAAGCTCACAGCGCACAACCATGTGACCAGCCCACACCAGAGACCAACAGCCTCCTGGACTCTAAGATATGGGACAGCTGGCAGGAGGACCAAGAGGAggctcttcctctctctcagaGGCTCCTCCCCTCTGCTCAGCTCAAAACACCAG ccGCAGCATCGCACAATAAAAGGCGCCGCACCTTGGTCCCCATCACCCCGATGCCGCACTACTCTGACATGGACACTCCGGACCTGAAGACCAAACTCAACAG GTTTGGCGTTCGACCTTTACCGAAGCGCCAGATGATCCTCAAACTGAAGGAGATCCACCAGTACACCCACCAGCTGGTCCACTCCGACTCTGATGGCGAGGCCCCCTCTGTGGGCGGGGTTGCTCAGGTGAAGCCCCCGCCCAGCCGCTCGTCCGCCGCTGGCAGCAGCAGACCGGCGTCCTGCGCGCAGACGGTCAGGTTTAAAGAGCCCAGAGCGTTCGCCGacacctcccctctgaaacacgGCGGAGGGGAGGCGGAGCTTCTGTCTGCCTCGCAGGGCTCCAACACATCATCGACTGCAGAAGAGTCCGAGAG gtcaaACCCAGAGCTGTGCGTCTCCTCAGAGGGCGACTCAGACAGCGACGGCGGCATCTCTGCCTCCCAGGTGGCGTCCCGCCTTCAGGATCGCCTCCAGGCGGTGCGCTCCTTCATCCTGTCTGACTCTGCACTGTACACTCAGATCCTCCAGTACCAACCCGTGGTCCTGTCTCAGCTCCAGGAGCGGCTCAAGGCAGCCGGGATCCGCCTGGGTGCCGCTAAGCTGGTGGACTACCTGGACTCTCAGTGCATCACCTTTACCACCGCCAAGCCTGGCCACTCGGCCCCGAACCGCAGGAGGGGCAAGAAGGCGGCGCGTGGTGGTGGAGCAGGCAGGAAGAAAGTGGTGACAGCTGCACTTTAA
- the slx4 gene encoding structure-specific endonuclease subunit SLX4 isoform X4, giving the protein MDDSDQDFADLCSKLLKRVRKRPGLSSEPLDSDEALALRLQQELDREAAESRTVDLEEGGLFFCQICHRDLSHMTPEGRMQHLNRCLDENEQGAQALAPPPGVPECPICGKKFKSQKSRSAHLKRCSADLGVPPAVLLQAVQRQAEENQNVPTAHTLTQTGGTKRKGSSKPGLPARKKPRKKTDPQDEDTMVALALSSSLLELEREHRGERERAEAAPERTSVTSGLKWRSDTGKGRGKRKKGAAPRPPLLLLVQDANTALTRLQDRVSALLLQGRSPSPPTPTHCPSSLPGWSGAAPLWQKSTLQDGGSTCLSDFYTPELREFITPTESAATDSASCSTITKPESSVRAAAEGTPLTGTRASVLPSSSQTASDSLTPSTPGTGALPVGSQALRDLMELAEDGMTLTQCGYTASGSDGKSAARITNLRLSGFVLDESEEHGDLLTAGTHTGQRWRRKSDEPGSDKERSVRTVQFSKLASDLSSMVNNPQLSDVQLQVDSGDVFFAHSFMVYARCPLLAQMVHESGFGVQEEGVPAAQRVLISDVPGQAVLALLRYVYSAHCCVPAPLRPHVRELASRFDLQELQQLCELHREDAAAEGDDEEDINNQTEQALVELLRSMWNEEDAEEEEEGTDTDREGEGKEALEEDHQSDDLAAADAEIHEEKVNEEELEEIYEFAATQRKREGEQEGVEEEEERADEEEEEVFTKLTEPRRSVKNLKQNSQLKPDLSLDRSYSRLFSDSWGVYESSAVPSSSARTHVPQSQHHQSPLKPTSDLFGRTLLQSSGSVVEENSLSPISSSSNLPVPGQSPGLLFDLGRPSPAESVPLKGESQGPQSICAPLSLPLVHQKKEEPELIVLSDSSEEMDEEVFCSRSPSQRSPGAEYDLQSSHTQFKPQQVLQNDEPSLEKKSSMSSDFSPDQASAAPGQSYSGSPEVSWLIPSTPLQRSTTSSSTQTRSSMCRTQLFPKQDSSSSSSVFSSPALPFKKSLTRVSALVGPAEGGVPRVKQEAESCSSGSDLKLNSERTSGCDLNTGRDVFTFPNRHTKTSHLSVSTSSKQDTPVHPHLQPYSSSTPLHTQLNLPPAYPAESPLHSSENKHRSTSEERQAEPIESPEKTELGSFHLSEPSDSPSCRSHQRSHSASEPELTSPGRRHEEEEVERESDDREQEEAKMDANEADFMVMDEPPIAFNDSWGLDACAEANPPGCFSLRLEDSGGSSLQDQSTGPGKTPGSSSSTDCQPSPAALGARSPQSRGSVSNFPSSKAHSAQPCDQPTPETNSLLDSKIWDSWQEDQEEALPLSQRLLPSAQLKTPAAASHNKRRRTLVPITPMPHYSDMDTPDLKTKLNRFGVRPLPKRQMILKLKEIHQYTHQLVHSDSDGEAPSVGGVAQVKPPPSRSSAAGSSRPASCAQTVRFKEPRAFADTSPLKHGGGEAELLSASQGSNTSSTAEESERSNPELCVSSEGDSDSDGGISASQVASRLQDRLQAVRSFILSDSALYTQILQYQPVVLSQLQERLKAAGIRLGAAKLVDYLDSQCITFTTAKPGHSAPNRRRGKKAARGGGAGRKKVVTAAL; this is encoded by the exons ATGGATGACTCGGACCAGGACTTTGCAGATCTCTGCTCAAAGCTGCTGAAAAGAGTCCGCAAGAGACCAG GCCTCTCCTCTGAGCCCCTGGACAGTGACGAAGCTCTGGCCCTGCGCCTGCAGCAGGAGCTGGACAGGGAGGCAGCAGAGTCTCGGACTGTGGACCTGGAGGAGGGAGGACTCTTCTTCTGTCAGATCTGCCACAGAGACCTGTCTCACATGACCCCAGAGGGGCGCATGCAGCACCTCAACAG GTGTTTGGATGAGAATGAACAAGGCGCCCAGGcacttgctcctcctcctggtgtcCCTGAATGTCCGATCTGTGGCAAGAAGTTCAAGTCCCAGAAGAGTCGCTCAGCCCACCTGAAGCGCTGCTCTGCAGATTTAGGCGTCCCTCcagctgtgctgctgcaggctgTGCAGAGACAAGCTGAGGAGAACCAGAACGTCccgactgcacacacact CACACAAACTGGAGGAACCAAAAGAAAAGGTTCGTCCAAGCCGGGTCTCCCAGCGAGGAAGAAGCCCAGGAAGAAGACTGATCCCCAGGACGAGGACACCATGGTGGCCTTGGCTCTGTCGTCCTCCCTGCTGGAGCTGGAGAGGGAGcatcgaggagagagagagagagcagaggccGCTCCCGAGCGCACCTCTGTGACTTCAGGGCTGAAGTGGAGGTCAGACACAG GTAAGGGGCgtggaaagaggaaaaagggcGCAGCCCCCcgccctcctctgctcctcctcgtTCAGGATGCAAACACTGCTCTGACAAGGCTGCAGGACCGTGTTTCTGCTCTCCTGCTGCAGGGTCGGTCCCCCTCTCCACCCACCCCGACCCACTGCCCCAGTAGTCTGCCCGGCTGGAGCGGTGCTGCCCCCCTCTGGCAGAAGAGCACGCTGCAGGATGGAGGCTCCACTTGTCTGTCTGATTTCTACACGCCAGAGCTCAGAGAGTTCATCACGCCTACGGAATCAGCAGCG acTGACTCCGCCTCCTGCAGCACCATCACTAAGCCCGAGTCCTCGGTGCGAGCTGCGGCTGAAGGAACTCCTCTCACAGGAACCCGGGCCTCCGTCCTGCCGTCCTCCTCCCAGACGGCGTCCGACTCCCTGACTCCCTCCACCCCGGGGACAGGAGCGCTCCCGGTGGGCAGCCAGGCGCTCCGGGACCTAATGGAGCTGGCTGAGGACGGCATGACCCTGACCCAGTGTGGCTACACGGCTTCAGGCTCTGACG GTAAAAGTGCCGCTCGGATCACAAACCTCCGTCTGAGCGGCTTCGTCCTGGACGAGTCGGAGGAGCACGGCGACCTCCTTACAGCGGGAACACACACAGGCCAGcgctggaggaggaagagcgaTGAGCCAGGATCAGATAAAGAGCGATCAGTGAGAACT GTTCAGTTCTCCAAATTGGCGTCAGACCTGAGCAGCATGGTGAACAATCCTCAGCTCAGCGATGTGCAGCTTCAGGTGGACAGTGGAGACGTCTTCTTTGCGCATTCCTTCATGGTGTACGCtcgctgccccctgctggcacaaatg GTACATGAAAGCGGGTTTGGGGTGCAGGAGGAAGGCGTGCCTGCAGCTCAGAGGGTGCTGATCAGTGACGTCCCGGGACAGGCTGTGTTAGCTTTGCTACGCTACGTCTACTCAGCCCACTGCTGCGTCCCAGCTCCTCTGAGGCCTCATGTCCGAGAGCTGGCATCCAG gttTGACCttcaggagctgcagcagctttgTGAGCTCCACAGAGAGGATGCAGCAGCTGAAGGAGACGATGAGGAGGACATCAACAACCAAACAGAGCAGGCTCTGGTGGAGCTGCTCCGCTCCATGTGGAACGAGGaggatgcagaagaagaagaagagggtacAGACACGGACAGAGAAGGGGAGGGAAAGGAAGCGTTGGAAGAGGATCATCAAAGTGACGACCTTGCTGCAGCTGACGCAGAGATCCATGAGGAGAAAGTGAACGAGGAGGAGCTAGAGGAGATCTATGAGTTTGCCGCCAcgcagaggaagagagagggcgAGCAAGAAGgcgtggaggaggaagaggagagggctgatgaggaggaagaggaagtgttCACAAAACTGACAGAACCAAGAAGAAGTGTGAAAAACCTGAAGCAGAACTCTCAGCTTAAACCAGACCTGAGCCTGGACCGCAGCTACAGCCGCCTCTTCTCAGACTCCTGGGGCGTCTACGAGTCCTCCGCTGTGCCCTCCAGTTCTGCCAGGACACACGTCCCTCAATCCCAACACCACCAGTCCCCTCTTAAACCCACATCCGACCTGTTTGGCAGAACTCTGCTCCAGTCTTCAGGGAGTGTAGTCGAAGAGAATTCTCTCAGCCCTATATCCAGTTCCTCCAACCTGCCTGTCCCGGGTCAGTCCCCTGGTTTACTGTTTGACTTAGGAAGACCGAGTCCAGCAGAATCTGTTCCCTTGAAGGGAGAAAGCCAAGGTCCTCAAAGTATCTGTGCCCCTCTTTCCCTTCCTCTTGTGCatcagaagaaggaggagccTGAGCTCATAGTTTTGTCCGACTCGAGCGAGGAAATGGATGAAGAAGTTTTTTGTTCCCGTAGTCCATCGCAGCGGTCTCCTGGTGCAGAGTACGACCTGCAGAGCTCCCACACCCAGTTTAAACCTCAGCAGGTTCTTCAAAATGATGAACCCAGCCTGGAGAAGAAAAGCTCCATGAGTTCAGACTTTAGTCCTGATCAAGCGTCTGCAGCTCCAGGTCAAAGTTATTCAGGTTCTCCTGAAGTCTCGTGGCTGATCCCGTCCACACCGCTCCAGCGGAGCACCACGAGCAGCTCCACTCAGACCAGAAGCAGCATGTGCAGGACTCAGCTGTTCCCTAAACAagactcttcatcatcatcatctgttttctcttctcctgCCTTACCCTTTAAGAAAAGTCTAACCAGAGTGTCTGCCCTTGTTGGCCCAGCAGAGGGCGGCGTTCCCCGCGTAAAACAGGAGGCGGAGTCCTGCAGCTCTGGTTCTGACCTCAAACTGAATTCAGAAAGAACCAGTGGTTGTGATCTGAATACAGGTAGAGATGTTTTTACATTCCCCAACAGACACACTAAAACATCACACCTTTCAGTCTCTACTTCCTCAAAGCAGGACACACCTGTTCACCCTCACCTGCAGCCCTACAGCAGCAGCActcctctgcacacacagctCAACCTCCCCCCTGCTTATCCAGCCGAGTCTCCGCTCCACAGCAGCGAGAACAAACACAGGTCAACAAGTGAAGAAAGGCAGGCGGAGCCAATAGAGAGCCCCGAGAAGACAGAGCTAGGGAGCTTTCATCTGTCTGAGCCGTCAGACTCACCTTCCTGTAGAAGTCACCAGAGGTCACACAGCGCCTCAGAGCCTGAGCTGACGAGTCCAGGAAGAAGacatgaggaagaagaagtggagagagagagtgatgatCGAGAGCAGGAAGAAGCTAAAATGGATGCTAACGAGGCCGATTTCATGGTCATGGACGAGCCTCCCATCGCTTTCAACGACTCGTGGGGCCTCGACGCCTGCGCGGAGGCAAACCCCCCGGGGTGCTTCAGTCTGAGGCTGGAAGACAGCGGAGGATCCAGCCTGCAGGACCAGAGCACAGGACCAGGAAAAACACCCGGGTCATCTTCATCTACTGACTGTCAACCTTCACCGGCTGCTCTCGGTGCCCGCTCGCCACAGAGTCGTGGCAGCGTGAGTAACTTTCCTTCATCCAAAGCTCACAGCGCACAACCATGTGACCAGCCCACACCAGAGACCAACAGCCTCCTGGACTCTAAGATATGGGACAGCTGGCAGGAGGACCAAGAGGAggctcttcctctctctcagaGGCTCCTCCCCTCTGCTCAGCTCAAAACACCAG ccGCAGCATCGCACAATAAAAGGCGCCGCACCTTGGTCCCCATCACCCCGATGCCGCACTACTCTGACATGGACACTCCGGACCTGAAGACCAAACTCAACAG GTTTGGCGTTCGACCTTTACCGAAGCGCCAGATGATCCTCAAACTGAAGGAGATCCACCAGTACACCCACCAGCTGGTCCACTCCGACTCTGATGGCGAGGCCCCCTCTGTGGGCGGGGTTGCTCAGGTGAAGCCCCCGCCCAGCCGCTCGTCCGCCGCTGGCAGCAGCAGACCGGCGTCCTGCGCGCAGACGGTCAGGTTTAAAGAGCCCAGAGCGTTCGCCGacacctcccctctgaaacacgGCGGAGGGGAGGCGGAGCTTCTGTCTGCCTCGCAGGGCTCCAACACATCATCGACTGCAGAAGAGTCCGAGAG gtcaaACCCAGAGCTGTGCGTCTCCTCAGAGGGCGACTCAGACAGCGACGGCGGCATCTCTGCCTCCCAGGTGGCGTCCCGCCTTCAGGATCGCCTCCAGGCGGTGCGCTCCTTCATCCTGTCTGACTCTGCACTGTACACTCAGATCCTCCAGTACCAACCCGTGGTCCTGTCTCAGCTCCAGGAGCGGCTCAAGGCAGCCGGGATCCGCCTGGGTGCCGCTAAGCTGGTGGACTACCTGGACTCTCAGTGCATCACCTTTACCACCGCCAAGCCTGGCCACTCGGCCCCGAACCGCAGGAGGGGCAAGAAGGCGGCGCGTGGTGGTGGAGCAGGCAGGAAGAAAGTGGTGACAGCTGCACTTTAA